A single region of the Neodiprion pinetum isolate iyNeoPine1 chromosome 5, iyNeoPine1.2, whole genome shotgun sequence genome encodes:
- the Rpn13 gene encoding proteasomal ubiquitin receptor ADRM1 homolog isoform X1, whose product MSSGALFGSNATRGASKNLVEFKAGKMTVKGKMVYPDTRKGLLYVFQSDDSLMHFCWKDRTSGVVEDDLIIFPDDCEFKHVPQCKTGRVYHLRFKSSSRKFLFWLQDLKTDKDEEYSRKINEVLNNPPTPPTPRIGGGTPDGDLQNLLNNMSQQQLMQLFGGVGQIGGLSSLLGTMTRPSTGQSSTRASTNSSSTPMTTSATRPPAAQTPAPAAITETPRPSSNSRSSTRTAPASTPAVGSTPNNPIQLSDLQSFLSGIPTPAGTEPPVVQRGVASELTSSIPGAIAPTDKLESEMSAHLPVGDSLCTTLSSPQFSQALSMFWSALQSGQAGPVVRQFGLGNEAVAAAATGNLEEFVTALETEAKTTGQTQQQQKQDDKSKKQPPQGGGGNSSGKKDDDDDDEGMALD is encoded by the exons ATGTCGAGCGGTGCCCTATTCGGTAGCAACGCGACACGCGGCGCGAGCAAAAATCTGGTAGAATTTAAAGCCGGCAAAATGACCGTCAAGGGCAAAATGGTTTATCCAGACACTCGCAAGGGTCTTCTCTACGTCTTTCAGTCAGACGATTCCCTGATGCATTTTTGCTGGAAGGACAGAACCTCCGGAGTCGTCGAGGAC gACTTGATCATCTTTCCAGATGACTGCGAGTTCAAACATGTACCCCAGTGCAAGACAGGCAGAGTGTATCATCTTCGCTTCAAATCGTCCAGCAGGAAATTCCTTTTCTGGCTCCAG GATCTTAAAACGGACAAGGACGAAGAATATTCAAGAAAGATCAACGAGGTACTGAACAATCCTCCAACGCCGCCGACACCACGTATCGGAGGAGGAACTCCGGATGGAGATCTTCAAAACCTGTTGAACAACATGTCTCAGCAGCAGTTGATGCAACTTTTTGGAGGTGTCGGGCAAATTGGGGGACTGAGCAGCCTTCTTGGTACGATGACCAGGCCATCGACCGGTCAGAGTAGCACCAGAGCTTCAACGAATTCGTCTTCCACTCCCATGACGACAAGCGCGACGCGACCTCCAGCTGCTCAAACACCTGCACCTGCTGCAATCACAGAAACTCCGAGACCGTCGA GCAATAGCAGGTCTTCGACAAGAACAGCACCTGCATCCACACCTGCGGTAGGATCGACTCCAAATAATCCAATCCAGCTCAGTGATCTGCAGAGTTTTCTCTCCGGAATACCTACACCAGCAGGAACCGAGCCTCCAGTAGTTCAG AGGGGCGTAGCGAGCGAGCTGACGAGTTCCATCCCTGGTGCGATAGCTCCGACGGATAAATTGGAGAGTGAGATGAGCGCTCACTTGCCGGTTGGGGACAGCTTGTGCACGACGCTATCTTCCCCTCAGTTCTCCCAGGCGCTATCAATGTTCTGGTCTGCTTTGCAGTCAGGTCAGGCCGGCCCTGTCGTCCGTCAGTTTGGCCTGGGCAACGAGGCTGTCGCAGCTGCAGCAACCGGAAACTTGGAAGAGTTTGTCACTGCCCTCGAAACTGAAGCAAAAACCACAGGCCAAACCCAACAGCAGCAGAAGCAGGACGACAAGAGCAAAAAACAGCCACCGCAAGGCGGCGGAGGCAATTCCTCGGGCAAGAaggacgatgacgatgacgacgaagGAATGGCGCtagattaa
- the Rpn13 gene encoding proteasomal ubiquitin receptor ADRM1 homolog isoform X2, with amino-acid sequence MSSGALFGSNATRGASKNLVEFKAGKMTVKGKMVYPDTRKGLLYVFQSDDSLMHFCWKDRTSGVVEDDLIIFPDDCEFKHVPQCKTGRVYHLRFKSSSRKFLFWLQDLKTDKDEEYSRKINEVLNNPPTPPTPRIGGGTPDGDLQNLLNNMSQQQLMQLFGGVGQIGGLSSLLGTMTRPSTGQSSTRASTNSSSTPMTTSATRPPAAQTPAPAAITETPRPSSNSRSSTRTAPASTPAVGSTPNNPIQLSDLQSFLSGIPTPAGTEPPVVQSGQAGPVVRQFGLGNEAVAAAATGNLEEFVTALETEAKTTGQTQQQQKQDDKSKKQPPQGGGGNSSGKKDDDDDDEGMALD; translated from the exons ATGTCGAGCGGTGCCCTATTCGGTAGCAACGCGACACGCGGCGCGAGCAAAAATCTGGTAGAATTTAAAGCCGGCAAAATGACCGTCAAGGGCAAAATGGTTTATCCAGACACTCGCAAGGGTCTTCTCTACGTCTTTCAGTCAGACGATTCCCTGATGCATTTTTGCTGGAAGGACAGAACCTCCGGAGTCGTCGAGGAC gACTTGATCATCTTTCCAGATGACTGCGAGTTCAAACATGTACCCCAGTGCAAGACAGGCAGAGTGTATCATCTTCGCTTCAAATCGTCCAGCAGGAAATTCCTTTTCTGGCTCCAG GATCTTAAAACGGACAAGGACGAAGAATATTCAAGAAAGATCAACGAGGTACTGAACAATCCTCCAACGCCGCCGACACCACGTATCGGAGGAGGAACTCCGGATGGAGATCTTCAAAACCTGTTGAACAACATGTCTCAGCAGCAGTTGATGCAACTTTTTGGAGGTGTCGGGCAAATTGGGGGACTGAGCAGCCTTCTTGGTACGATGACCAGGCCATCGACCGGTCAGAGTAGCACCAGAGCTTCAACGAATTCGTCTTCCACTCCCATGACGACAAGCGCGACGCGACCTCCAGCTGCTCAAACACCTGCACCTGCTGCAATCACAGAAACTCCGAGACCGTCGA GCAATAGCAGGTCTTCGACAAGAACAGCACCTGCATCCACACCTGCGGTAGGATCGACTCCAAATAATCCAATCCAGCTCAGTGATCTGCAGAGTTTTCTCTCCGGAATACCTACACCAGCAGGAACCGAGCCTCCAGTAGTTCAG TCAGGTCAGGCCGGCCCTGTCGTCCGTCAGTTTGGCCTGGGCAACGAGGCTGTCGCAGCTGCAGCAACCGGAAACTTGGAAGAGTTTGTCACTGCCCTCGAAACTGAAGCAAAAACCACAGGCCAAACCCAACAGCAGCAGAAGCAGGACGACAAGAGCAAAAAACAGCCACCGCAAGGCGGCGGAGGCAATTCCTCGGGCAAGAaggacgatgacgatgacgacgaagGAATGGCGCtagattaa